One Capsicum annuum cultivar UCD-10X-F1 chromosome 2, UCD10Xv1.1, whole genome shotgun sequence genomic window carries:
- the LOC124896212 gene encoding uncharacterized protein LOC124896212 → MQFWEVLDEVMRGVPSFEKIIVAGDFNGHIRALSGGFGDVHGGFGFGERNGEGTALLDFARSFGLVVVNSSFPKKDDHLITFRSATAKTQIDFLLLRKGNRVLCKDWDMDGMWDRAARCIKETTSKVLGIFRGYVGHRREDWWWNEEVRKKVRTKKEVSANLGESKDEDEKRANREEYKIVRKEAKLAVTAAKTTAFESLYAGL, encoded by the exons aTGCAGTTTTGGGAGGTGTTGGATGAGGTGATGAGAGGAGTGCCTAGTTTCGAGAAGATtattgtagcaggggatttcaatgggcatattagGGCGTTATCGGGAGGCTTTGgcgatgtgcatggaggttttggttttggggagagaaatgggGAGGGAActgctctgttggattttgcgaggtcctttgggttgGTAGTGGTGAATTCGAgtttcccgaagaaggacgatcacctgatcacctttcgaagcgcgacaGCCAAGACacaaattgactttttgctgcttagaaAAGGgaatagggtgttgtgtaaggact GGGACATGgatggtatgtgggatagggcggctaggtgcatcaaggaGACTACTAGTAAGGTATTGGGTATTTTCAGGGGCTATGTCGGCCATCGTCGGgaggattggtggtggaatgaagaagttaggAAGAAAGTGAGGACTAAGAAGGAGGTGTCTGCTAATTTGggtgagagtaaggatgaagatgAGAAGCGGGCtaatagggaggagtacaagatAGTTagaaaggaggctaagttagcagtcacGGCGGCTAAGACGACAGCAttcgagagcttgtatgcggggttataG
- the LOC107858780 gene encoding zinc-finger homeodomain protein 9, producing MDLTNNNNNNATATTTTTTTTVKTPEGEIETPTQIQKVKPFPLSNGVLKRKNTLHHQHHQHHHPVVVIYKECLKNHAASLGTHAVDGCGEFLPSPSSNPADPTSLKCAACGCHRNFHRREPEEPVVVPPPPIATAVLEYQPHHRHHPPPPPPLPLPLPPRGGDHSSPNSPSPPPISSAYYPASAPHMLLALSAGFTGEKNPNPTSAPLVANSNGRKRFRTKFTPDQKVKMLEFSESVGWKMQKRDEDLVNNFCNEIGIEKGVLKVWMHNNKNTFGKKSDQHTSGEDNNNNLSHNNGNSTNNNVNGFCIVSRNNSHNNTNSEFHHHHHHGQSNSDNKKDIQGIIHQLHTSDSVVATNGSSSSS from the coding sequence ATGGActtaaccaacaacaacaacaacaacgcaacagcaacaacaactacaactactACTACAGTTAAAACCCCAGAAGGTGAAATTGAAACACCTACTCAGATCCAAAAAGTGAAGCCTTTCCCTTTGAGTAATGGTgtacttaaaagaaaaaatacactCCACCATCagcatcatcaacatcatcaccctGTTGTTGTTATTTACAAAGAATGTCTCAAGAACCATGCTGCTAGTTTAGGTACTCATGCTGTTGATGGCTGTGGTGAATTTTTGCCTTCTCCTTCTTCTAACCCAGCTGACCCTACCTCTCTTAAATGTGCTGCTTGTGGTTGTCACCGTAATTTTCACCGCCGTGAACCGGAAGAACCCGTTGTGGTTCCTCCTCCGCCCATCGCCACCGCCGTTCTTGAGTACCAGCCTCACCACCGCCACCATCCTCCTCCACCTCCGCCGCTGCCGCTGCCGCTGCCACCGCGTGGTGGGGACCACAGTAGTCCGAATTCCCCATCTCCACCCCCCATTTCTTCTGCTTATTACCCAGCTTCTGCACCTCACATGCTCTTAGCTCTCAGTGCTGGGTTTACTGGGGAGAAGAACCCCAACCCTACATCAGCTCCGTTAGTAGCAAACTCTAACGGGAGGAAGCGTTTCAGGACGAAATTCACTCCAGATCAGAAGGTGAAAATGCTGGAATTCTCAGAAAGTGTTGGGTGGAAAAtgcagaaaagagatgaagatcTGGTGAACAATTTCTGCAACGAAATTGGAATTGAAAAGGGGGTTCTAAAGGTATGGATGCACAATAACAAAAACACCTTCGGGAAGAAATCAGATCAACACACTTCTGgagaagacaacaacaacaacctcaGCCACAACAATGGTAACAGTACTAATAACAACGTTAATGGTTTTTGCATTGTTAGTAGAAATAACAGTCATAACAACACCAACTCAGaatttcatcatcatcaccatcatggTCAAAGCAACAGTGACAACAAAAAAGACATCCAAGGCATAATCCATCAACTACACACAAGTGATAGTGTTGTTGCTACTAATGgctcttcttcatcatcttga